From a single Oncorhynchus tshawytscha isolate Ot180627B linkage group LG33, Otsh_v2.0, whole genome shotgun sequence genomic region:
- the LOC112231019 gene encoding transmembrane protein 250-like, which translates to MPVIPIPRRVRSFHGPHTTCMHSACGSAHTTQLVRTKYNNFDLYLRSRCMYGFLRFLLYFGCSLLTSLLWVALSALFCLQYMSARVFLRLQYKLSVILLLLGHRRLDFGVLNNLFIYSMQVTMFLVGGLGWCFMVFVDM; encoded by the coding sequence ATGCCTGTGATCCCCATCCCTCGTCGTGTGCGTAGCTTCCATGGTCCCCACACCACCTGCATGCACTCGGCCTGTGGGTCTGCACACACCACCCAGCTTGTGCGCACCAAGTACAACAACTTTGACCTTTACCTGCGCTCACGCTGCATGTACGGCTTCCTGCGCTTCCTGCTCTACTTCGGCTGCAGCCTTCTGACCTCCCTCCTCTGGGTGGCGCTGTCGGCTCTATTCTGCCTGCAGTACATGAGCGCCCGTGTCTTCCTGCGGCTGCAGTACAAGCTGTCCGTCATCCTACTGTTGCTAGGACACCGGCGCCTTGACTTTGGGGTGCTCAACAACCTGTTTATCTACAGTATGCAGGTCACAATGTTCCTGGTGGGAGGCCTGGGCTGGTGCTTCATGGTGTTTGTGGACATGTAG